Within Thermus hydrothermalis, the genomic segment CCCTTGCTGCAGGGAACACCGTGGTGTTAAAGCCTTCTGAACTTACCCCCCTTACCGCCTTGTACCTTGCTGAACTCATCGAAGCAGCTGGCTTCCCCAAGGGAGTAGTAAACATCGTACCGGGTTTCGGTCCAGAAGCAGGAGAGGCGCTTGTTCTGCATCCAAGGGTTGCGAAAATATCCTTCACTGGTTCGCCTGAGGTTGGCAAGTCTATCCTCAAAAAGTCAGCAGAGCACCTAAAGCGTGTTACCCTAGAACTTGGGGGAAAGTCGCCCAACATTGTATTGGAAGATGCGGATCCACAAAAAGTAGTCCGTGGCGTACTTTTTGCCGCCTTCTTTAACCAGGGCGAAGTCTGCGCTGCTGGTAGCCGCCTTTTTGTACCCAAAAGCTACCTGGACACCTTCATGAACACATTCCTGGATGCAGTTAAAAACATCCGCCAGGGACACCCGCTAGATCCGGCTACCCAAATGGGACCGTTAATCAGCGAGGAACATAGAGAACGGGTACTCTCCTATATTCGGAAAGGAAAGGAGGAAGGCGCTGAGCTTCTATTGGGTGGGGAACCCAACCATTCGCTTAAGGGATTCTACGTCAAACCCACGGTTTTCCTGGCTGAGGATCACCACACGATCGCGCAGGAAGAAATCTTCGGACCTGTTCTCACCATTCTCCCCTACGAGAATTTAACTGAAGCCGTTCAGCGGGCCAACGCAACCCGTTATGGCCTGGCTGCAGGCGTCTGGGGCGAAGATCTAAAGCAAGCGATCCGCGTAGCGCACAGCCTAAAGGCTGGCACCGTTTGGGTCAACGGCTACCTTCTCCTAGATGCCACCAGCCCGTGGGGTGGCTTCAAGGAAAGTGGGCTGGGTAGGGAAATGGGCCGCTATGCCCTAGAACACTATACGGAAGTGAAAAGCATTTGGCTAAACTTGAGCTAACGGTCTGCGAAAAGAAACAGCGTTTCCATTAAGGCCTCCGGATAGTCCCGGGGCCTTAAACCTTTCTTTTCCAGGCGGAAGCCGGGGGGGTACTGGGTCATCTCCACGCGGAAGGGAAGGCCTTTAAGCCCCCGGGCATCGTAGTCCAAGGGCCATTGGGCGAAGATGGCCTGGAGATGGGTGAGGTCCTCCGTGATGGAGACCACCCCTTTGCGCTCGGCCACCAGGCGGAGCCGGGCCAGGTTCACGAAGTTCTCCGCCTCCTCGGGCAAGGGGCCATAGCGCTCCTTGAGCTCCCGCACCAGCCGGGAGAGCTCCGCCAAACTCCTCGCCTCGGCGAAGCGGCCATAATAGCGGCTCCGCGCCTCGAGGCTCCCCACGTATTCCGCCGGCAGGCGGGCGGAAAGGGCCAGGTCCAGGGTGACGTGGGGCCTTTCCTCCTTCACCTCCCCCTTGAGCTTGCGGATGGCCTCCTCCAGAAGCTCGGTATAGACCTCCAGGGAGAGGGCCCGGATGTGCCCGTGCTGTTCGGGGCCCAGGAGGTTCCCCACCCCCCGGATCTCCATGTCCTTCTCCGCCAGGAGGTGGCCCGAGCCCAGGTCGGAGAGGTCGGCGATGGCGCTAAGGCGCTTCTCCGCCGCCTCCGTGAGCCTGGGCGGGTGGAAGAGGTAGGCGTAGGCCTCCTGGTCCCGGCGGCCCACCCGGCCCCGGAGCTGGTAAAGGGTGGCCAGGCCCAGCCGGTCCGCCCGCTCAATGAGGATGGTGTTGGCCTCGGGCACGTCCAGGCCCGACTCAATGATGGTGGTGGCCAAGAGCACATCGTAAGCCCCTTCGGCGAAGAGGAGCATCGTCTCCTCAATGAGGCTTTCCGGCATCTGCCCGTGGACCACCCCGATGCGGGCCTCGGGGACGAGGTTTTCCAGGTAGCGCCGCCTGGCCTCAATGGAGGCCACCCGGTCGTGAACGTAGAAGACCTTGCCGCCCCTTTCCAACTCCTGAAGGATGGCCTCCCGCACGAGGAGGGGGTCAAAGGGGGCAAGAAAGGTGCGGATGGGTTTCCGCCCCGGGGGCGGGGTCTGGATGCTGGAGAGGTCCTTTAGGCCCACCAAGGCGCTGTAGAGGGTCCGGGGGATGGGCGTGGCGGAGAGGTAAAGGGTGTCCACCTCCGCCTTGAGCTCCCGGATCCTCTCCTTCTGAGCCACCCCGAAGCGGTGCTCCTCGTCCACGATGAGGAGGCCCAGGTCCTTGAAGCGCACGTCCGGCTGCAGGAGGCGGTGGGTGCCGATGACGATGTCCACCGTGCCCTCCGCCAAGCCCTTGAGGATTTCTGCCTCCTCCTTCTCCGGGGTAAAGCGGGAAAGCACCGCCACCCGCACGGGAAGCCCTTGGTAGCGCTCGCGGAAGGTCTTGCCGTGCTGTTCGGCGAGCAGGGTGGTGGGAACCAGGAAAGCCACCTGGGCCCCGTGTCCCACCACCCGGTGGGCCGCCCTTAGGGCCACCTCCGTCTTGCCAAAGCCCACGTCCCCCGAAACCAGGCGGTCCATGGGGTGGGGGCTTTCCAGGTCCCTTAGAACCTCCTCGAGGGCCCGCTTCTGGTCAGGGGTGAGCTGGTAGGGGAACCCGCCCTCTATGAGGGGATCCCACTCGGGCAAGGGAGGAAAGGCCCGGCCTGGGGTGGCCTTGCGCTTGGCCTGAAGGACCAGGAGGCGCCCCGCCAGCTCCTCCACGTCCTTCCTCGCCCTTTCCTTGACCCGTTGCCACTCGTTTTTGCCAAGGGAGGAGAGCTCCGGAGGGTCATCCGTGGTGCCGGGGTGGCGCCGGAGGAGGGGTAGCTGCTCCACGGGAAGGTAAAGCCGCCCCTCTCCCTTGTAGCGCAGGACCAAGTAGTCCCGCTTGGCCCGGAGAACCTCCCGGGTTTCCAAGCCCAAGAACTGGCCGATGCCGTACTCGGGGTGGATGAGGTAGTCCCCCGGGGTAAGGGCCCCAGGGTCGGCCAGGCCTTCCCCTTTGCGCAACCTCGCCCGCACACCTCCCGTGGCGAAGACCAAGGCTTCGGTGAGGAGAACATGCTCCCCCCACTCCGCCCCTCCCTCAAAGGCCCCTGGGAGGAGGGAGAGACGCCCCTTGGGACCCGGAAACTGCTCCACCACCTGGGGCCTAAAGGCCCCAAAGCGTCTACTCAAGAACTCCAAGGTGCGGGCATGGCCCACGAAGAGGTGGACCCGCTTGCCCTCCGCAAGCCAGCGGGCCAGGTCCTTCTCCAAGGCCTTCAGGCTTCCCCGGTAGGGGGAGAGGGGGCGCACCCCAAGCTCCATGGGGGGTAGCTCCACCCCGCTCCCCAAGGCCACCAGGGGCCGCCCCTCCAGGAGGGGCCAGAGGGCCTTGGGGGCCAGGGCAGGGGTGTCCAGGTAGACGGGCCCCGGGAAGTGGCGGATCTTGTGGCTTGAGAAGGTTTCCGCTTTCCCCGGCTTGGGCAGGAGGACGTGGCGGCGCTTTTCCGTCCCCGCCACCAAGAGCCTTTCCAGCTCGTCCCCAAAGAACTCCAGCCGCACCTCCCCGAGCTCCAACACCTCCCCCAGGACCCGGTAGTCCTCGTCCCGGGCGTAGCCCATCTGGAGGAGGCGGGAAAGGAGGGCTTCCCGCGGGTAACGCCGCCCCACTTCCAGGACTAAGCGCCAGGCCTCGGGGTTTTCGGGAAAGGGGGCCAGGGCCTCCTCGTAGGAGAAGAGAAAAAGGGCCTTCTCCTCCAGAGCCTCGAGGCCTGGGTTCACGTAGACAGGTACCCCAAAGGCGGAAAGATCTTGGTAGCGCTTCAAGCGCTCCTCCGGAGCCAAGAGGACCGCCGGGGGTGTTTCCCGGGCAAAAAGCCAAGCCGCCGCCACCTGGGGCAGGCTTAAGCGGTGGCCATAGAGGGTATGGAGAAGGGTATCCATGGGCTGGCCCAAAGGGCCACCCGTCATTCTACCGAATAGGCGTGCACGGCCAAAGCGCCAAGCCCCACGTTAGCGGCGATGGTGGCCCCCGAACGGGTAATGCGGCCCCGTTCCAGCCGCAAAGCGCTTTCCAAGGCTTTCTTTAGCCCCTCAATCCATTCGCTCTTGGCATCGGTGTGGGCGATGGTGATGCGGGCCGCACGCCCCCTAAACTCGTCCAGGACCAACCGGGCTAACACCTCGGGCACGGCGTTTTCCCGCGCTACCCTCAGGAAGCGGATATGCCCCTTCTCAATGCGCAGGATGGGCCGAAGGCCCAAAAGGTTCCCCACCACCTCGCCGAAGCGGGGCAAGCGGCCGTTGCGGGCCAGGTGGGAGAGGTCCGCCACGCTGAAGTAGAGGCTGGAACGCTTAAGCCTCTCTAGCTCCCGCACCACCTCCTCTTCCTCTGCCCCGCCTTTCAGCATCTCCACCGCCCGGAGCACCATGGCCCCAAGCCCGGCGGACACCATGCCCGAGTCCACCACCCGGATCCGGGTAGGAGCCACCTTCAAGGCCGCCTCCCGGGCCCGTTCCACGGTCTTGGAAAGCTCCCCGGACACGTGGATGGAAAGGAGGCGATCATATACCTGAAGGTGCCGCTCATACACCTCAGCGAAATCCTCCACACTGGGGGGCTCGGTGACGGGCTCAGCCCCCGCCCGCATGGCCTGGTAAAGGGCATCCGGGGTGAGCTCTTGCCAGTCCTTGTACCTGCGCCCGGCCAGGTGGACGTAAATGGGCACAAGGCCCACCGCTTCTTCCTGGAGGACCTTGGGCGATAGGTCCGCCGCCGTGTCGGTCACGAGGCCCAGTTCCACGCCCCCTATCTTATACTGGGTCAAAAGGTTATGGGCTATAATGGCGCCTCGGGTTGTTCCATGCTTCTCGTGACCGGTTTTGAACCCTTCGGCGGCCTAGACCACAACCCCTCCGCCGCCCTCCTCGCCCTCCTTCCAGAAGGCGTAGGGGGTAGGCCCATCCAGACGGCCCTTCTCCCTGTGGACACCGAAGCGCTCCCGGAAGCCTTGCGGGCCCTTCACGCCCGAAACCCCCAAGCCGTCCTGCACCTTGGCCTAGCGGAAAACCGCCCCCTCCTCACCTTAGAACGCTTGGCGGTCAACCTCCTGGACTTTGAGCGGCCGGACAACAGGGGCGTCCTCAAGGAGGACGAAGCGGTGGTGCCAGGGGGACCTCTGGCCCTCCCCGCCCGCTTTCCCGTCAAGGAGGGCGTGCGGCGGCTTCGCGAAGCGGGCATCCCCGCCCGGATAAGCCTCTCCGCAGGAAGCTACCTGTGCAACCAGGCCTTTTACCTCTCCCTTTACCACCTGCCGCCAAGCGTCCCCGTGGCCTTCGTCCACCTGCCTCCCGATGAGGCGCTGGCCTTGAAACGGGGAGGACCCTACGTACCCCTACGGGAGCAGGCCCGAGCCGTACATCTTCTTTTGGAGATGCTGTGAGGGTGCTCTTCCTTACCGATGCTCTAACGATCGGCGGAAGTGAGGTTTATCTGCGGGAAATGTTGCCCCGGCTTAGAGACCTGGGCCTTCGCCCCGAGGCCGCCCTACCCTCTGCGCCAGGCAACCTGCCCATCCGTCAGTCCTTAGCGCAAGCAGGCATTCCCATTTATGCCTATACCCGCCTCAACGAACTGCCCCGAACCTTTGACCTGGTGGTGGCTTCAGCCTGGTACCCCCATAGTTACCGCGCTTTTCATGCACGCTTCCCGGATTTCGTCCCTCTGGTGCACGACCAAATAGAAATCTTTTACCCGTTGGGAGGCCGCTACCTCTACAGGCTCGGGTACCGCCTACTTCAAGCCCCTAACCTTCGGCGGGCACGTGCGGTCATCACCGTTTCCAACTGGGCTGCGCGTTGGTTAAGAGATGTCCACAGCGTGAAGCGAGTTTACCCTGTGCCCAACGGGGTGGACACGCACCGTTTCCGACCGCCCCTTCCGGGGGAAAAGGAATATCTACGAACACGTTACAACCTTCAAGGCCCGGTGGTTTTGGTCCCCGCACGAATGAGCCCGGAAAAGAACCACCTCGCTGTGCTCCTGACCGCTCGGCTGCTTCCCCAGGTCACCTTTCTCCTGGTGGGTACCGGGGAGCTCCTTACGGTATGGCGAAGCTTTGCCCGGGCCCTCAACCTCCAAAACGTGTTTTTTCTCGGGCGGAGAGAGGATATGCCCGAGCTTTATCGGGTTGCCGACGCCATGCTTCTCCCCACCCTGGGGGAAAACCAATCCCTGGCTACCCTCGAGGCCATGGCCTCGGGGCTTCCCGTGGTCACCAGCCCTATTCCTGCCCAAAAGGAACTCCTTAAAAATGGGGTAGAGGGGTTCACCGTCCCCACCTCCCCTTGCCACCTTGCCCGCGCCCTGACCCAAGCCCTGGCAAGCCCAGAACTTGGAGTGAACGGACGCAAGCGGGTCCTAAGGGAGCATACTCTCCCTGAGGCCGCAGCGCGTCTAAAGAACGTTCTTTCGGAGATAGCCCATGCTTAGGGTCGCGTTTTTAACGGATGCTCCTCGGGTTGCGGGGAGCGAAATATGGTTGCTTGAAACCCTTCCCCACTTAACCGCTTACGGGATCCGGCCCATCCTTTACCTACCCCATAACCCGAAGCTTCGGTTTTTGGTCCAGGCGCTAAACGAAAAGGGCATACCCACCACCACGTACACCCGCCTGAAAGAACTCGTTTCCTCTACCCAGGAAGCCCATGTACGAGTAATCCAGGCCTGGTTCCCCTCCACCTATGGACTTCTGGCCCACATATCCCGCCCGAGGAGCGTGTTTCTCCACGATCAATTGGAGTACCACTATCCCTTGGGCCTGAAGGGGTTATATCGCTTTGTGTACCGAATGACCAAAGCACGCAAGGTGGCCTTAGCGGACCGCATCTTTGTGGGCACGCATTGGGCAGCCGACTATGTACGCCGTCATTTTGGCCTAGAGGCTCACGTGATTCCCGTAGGCGTTGATCCCAACCGCTTTCATCCTCCCAGTCCAGAAGAACGTGCCTCCTTACGGAGGAAACTTGGACTCACGCGCTTCACGCTCCTCACGCCGGCGCGCTTCACGCCTGAGAAAAACCAACTCGCCATCGTGCTCGCAGCCCTTCACGTGGAAGCCGACTTTCTCCTGGCGGGTGAAGGCACTTGGGCATATCCCCTCCGCTGGCTTGCCCAAGCCCTGAGGGCATCCAACGTGCGCTTTTTGGGAAACCGAAACGATATCCCAGAACTCTACCGAGCCGTGGATGCCGTCCTCTTCCCCACCCTCGCAGACAATCCAGGCCTCGTCATCCTGGAAGGCATGGCCTCGGGCCTTCCTGTCATCGCCAGCGCCCATCCCCCACAAAAGGAGGTTCTTTCACCTAGCGAAGGCATACTCATTGAACCTTCCCCACGGGCTATCGCTGAGGCAGTACGCTGGCTCATGGACAATCCCCTGGAGGCTAAGCGCATGGGCAAAAACGGAAGAGCGCGCATTTTAAAGGAAAGGACGAGCGCCCTAAGCGCTAAGGTCCTGGCCCAGGAACTAGAGCGCCTGGCATTACAATCTAGCTAATGCGCCTTTACCGCGTGGGCCTCTTCACCGACGTCTACTTCCCCAACCCCAATGGGGTTACCACGAGCGTCTACCTCCTCCTGCGGGAACTTCGCCGCATGGGGCACGAGGCTTGGGTCATCGCCCCCAGGCACCCCGAGGCCCCGGCTCAGGAGGAAGGGGTGGTGCGGGTGCCCTCGGTGGCCTACCCCTTTTACGAGGGCCAGCAGATCGCCCTGCCTTCCGCCAAGTACCTGCCCACGGAGTTTGAGCTCATCCACACCCACACCCCCCTAACCCTAGGGGTCTGGGGGCTTCGCATCGCCCGCAACAAGGGCCTACCCCACGTGTCCACCTTCCACACCCACTACGAGAAGTACGCCCACTACGTGCCGGGCCTGGCCATCCTGGACAAGTACACGGGGATCGTCCCCCGCCTGGCCAAGGCCTTTTACAACCGGGTGGAGGTGGTGATCGCCCCCACGGAGCCGGTGAAACGCCTGGCGGAAAGCTACGGCATAGAAAGGCCCATCCGGGTCATCCCCACGGGGATTGACACGCGGCTTTTGGAGGAAGCCCCCCTCCCCTCCCCCTCCTCCTGGCCCGAGGGCAAGCGCCGCCTCATCACCGTGGGACGCCTGGGCAAGGAGAAGTCCTTTGACGTGGTGCTGAAGGCCGTGGCGGAGCTGAGCCGGGAGGCGGACGTCTACCTGGTCCATATCGGCGAAGGGCCCGAGTTGCCTGCCCTCGAGGCCTTGGCCCACGGGCTGGGCATCGCCGAGCGGGTGCGCTTCCTGGGCCCTGTGCCCTACCACCGCATCGGGGGCTACTACCGCCTGGCGGAGCTCTTCCTTTTCGCCAGCGAGACCGAAACCCAGGGCCTCGTCATCTGGGAGGCCCAGGCCATGGGGGTCCCGGTGGTGGCGGTGGGGGCGGAAGGGGTGTTGGAGGGGGTGGAGGACGGCAGGACGGGCTACCTGGTTCCCCCCGGGGATTACCGGGCCCTGGCGGAGAAGGCCCTAGCGCTCCTAAGGGACGAGGCCAAACGGCAGGCCATGGCCCTCCAGGCCCGTGCCTGGGCCATGGAGCGCTCGGCGGAGCGCATTGCCGAAAGGATTGTGGCGGTCTACGACGAGGCGAGCGAGATCCTGCGGGCCGAGCCCAGGCGGCTCATCTTTCCCTTTCCCCGCCTTCCCCGAAGTAGCCTCGAGGATCGCCCAGGAGGTTTCTAGCTTGCCTCAGGAGAAACCTCCCCCACCCTCCCTTTAGCCTCCGGGCCGAGGTGAGGACCAAGGCCTCGGGCACGTAGCGCACGGAGCCAAGCCGGGCGAGTTGGTAACCCAAAAGCACGTCCTCCCGGGCCTCCACCTCGGGAAAGCCGCCCACCCGAAGGGCGGCCTCCTTGAGAACCATCATGTTGGCCCCCGCCAGGTTGGGCCTTCCCAAGAGGGCCATGAGGCGCAGAAAGGCCCGGTACCCCCACTCGGAAAAAGCGGCCTCCCAAGGGGAAACGCCGTAGAAGCGCAAAGGCCCGTAGAGGGCCAAAGCGCCCTCCGCCCGGCGCGAAAGGGCGGCGAGCCAGTGGGGTAAGGGCCTGGAGTCCGCATCCGTCATGGCCACCCACTCCCCCCGGGCGGCGAGAAGCCCCGCCTGGCGGGCATAGGCCACCCCTTTGCGGGCGCAGTGGACCACCCGCACCCCAAAACCCTCCGCCACCTCCCGGGTGCGGTCGGTGGAGGCGTTGTCCACCACGATGACCTCAAAAGGGGGAAGGGCTTGCCCCAAGACGGCCTCGAGGGCCCCGGCCAGGTAGGCCTCCTCGTTGTGGGCGGGGATCACCACGCTGATGCGCACGGGTATACTCTAGCGTGTTTCGCCTCTTGCCGTGGGCCAGGGAAGGCCTGTTCGTCTTCCTTCGCCTCGTCTTGGCCGTGGGCCTCATGGAGGGGGTAAGGAGCGGGTTTTTCGCCGGGCTTTTGCCCTTCTACGCCCCCGACCGCCTCCACCTGGGCCCCGGGGTCTTCACCCTGGCCTACACCCTCCACCAACTGGCGGAAAACCTCTCCAAAAGCTTCGGGGGCCTCCTGGCGGAGCGGGTGGGCTTCGGCAAGAGCGCCACCCTGGCGGGAGGGGTGGGGCTTTTGGTCCTCCTCCTCACGCCGCAAGCGGAAGCCGCCTGGATCCTCTGGGCCCTTGCCATCCTCTGGGGCCTTTCCCTCTCCACCCTTTACCCGGGGCTCATGACCCTGGCGAGCCGCATCGCCGTGCCTGGGCGGGAGGCCCGGGCGCTTTCCTTCACCCTCACCCTGGTCCTGCCCTGGGCGGGCATCGGCCTCGTGGGGGTGGGGCAGGTGGCCCAACGTCACGCCGAGGCGGCCCTCACCCTCCTCCTCCTGGCCCAGGGAGCGGCCTTCCTCCTCACCCTAAGCCTCCTTGGCTTCCGCATCCCCCTGCCCCCTCCTAAGCGGGAGGCGTACCCTTGGGGCCGCCTTCTCCTTTTCCTTCCCGCCGCCTTCGGCCAGACCTTCGCCCCCGCTTTGGTCTCCCTCTTCCTCCTCCGGTACGCCAAGGAGCGGCTTGGCCTCGAGCCCCTGGCCCTGGGGGGGTTTCTCCTCCTGGGAGGGGGGCTCGCCTTTGGCCTCCTTCCCTTCACCGGCCGGTTGGTGGACCGCCGGGGCTACCGTTTGGCCCTTTTGGGAGGGCTTTTCCTCCTCGCCCTGGTCATGTTGCGCCTCTCCAGCGCCAAAAGCTTGCCCGAGGTGGCCCTCCTCGCCGTCCTAGGGGGCATGGGCTATAGCCTCTTCCTGCCCGGTTGGAACGGCTTCTTGGCCAAAAACCTCCCCGAGGAGAACCGGGCCGCCGTCTGGGGCGGGCTCATGACCGTGGAGGGGCTTGGGGTGGCCTTGGGGCCGGCGGTGGGAGGCCTCCTTTGGGAAGCCTTTGGCCCGCAAGCGCCTTTCCTTGCGGGCGGCGCCACCTTCCTCGCCTTGGGGGTCTTTTACGCTCTCGTTCTAAGGAGGGAACGATGGACCTAGCCCTTGGCCTCGTCCTCCTCCTTTACGGGCTTTCCGACCTCCTCTTCCGCTTCCTGGGCCTTGGGGCCTACGCCCACGGAAGCCGGCGCGAGCCCAAGGTGGCCCTGACCTTTGACGATGGCCCCTCGGAAAGGACCGAGGCCCTTCTCGCCCTCCTCCGCCGCCACGGGGTAAAGGCCACCTTCTTCCTCACGGGGGAAAGGGCGAGGGCTTTTCCCCACCTGGTGGAGGCCATCCGGAAGGATGGGCACCAGGTGGAGGACCACGGGGCGTACCACCGGGCCTGGGCGCTCCTCATCCCATGGGTGGAGTGGCGGCACATGGCGCAAACCCCCGCCCGGTACTACCGCCCGCCCCACGGCCTCCATACCCCCTTCACCCGGCTCTTCGCCAGGGCCCTGGGCAAGCGCATCGCCCTTTGGGACCTGGAAGGCAAGGACTGGCTTCCCCTCCCCCCCGAGGCCCTGGCGGAAAGGCTCCTTTACTACCTGCGTCCAGGCTCGGTGGTCCTCCTCCACGATGGCCCCGAGCGCACCCTAAGGCTTTTGGAAACCGCCTTGCCCAAGATGCTCGCCCTGGGTTACCGGCCTGTAACCCTGGACGAGCTAAACCCCCTTCCCCTCACCCCCAGGCTCGCCCTCATCCGGGGCCTCCAGGGGTTTGAGGAGCGCTACAACCTCCGCCACCGGGTGGAACGGGCGGGGCTTGGCCCCTTTGACCTCTTCCGGGTGGAGAAAAAGCCTTTCCCCGGGCCGAGCCTCCCGGGCCTGCCCCAAGGGACCCCCGCCCTGGAGCTCCACCTGGAAAGCCAGAGGGCCATGGAGCTATCCCCTTTGGAGGCCATCCGCTACACCCGGGAAAGCCTTAAGAAGGTGGCCCTGCGCGTGGCCCAGGACCCCGAGGTGCGGCTCGTGTACGGCTACACCTCCTTAGCCCCCGGCAGCAGGCTCTTCGGTTTTGCCACCGCCCCCCTCCCCCCCCTCCCCCGCCTGGTGGCGAGCCTGGCCAGCGCCTGGTTCTACTGGCTTTACCGGGGGGAACTCCCCAAGCGGGAGAACCTTTGCGCAAGCCTCGCCTACCTCACCCGGGAGGAGCTTTTACGGCGATACCCACCGTCCACTCCCGCTTCCCCAGGCCCGGAAGGCGGTGAACCCTAAACCCCGCCCGCTTCAGGGCCCGGCGGAAGGCCCCTTGCGCTGAGTAGGTGGCAAGCCGCCCCCTGGGCCTGAGGGCCTGCCGAAGCCCAAGGAGCACGGGGAGCTCCCAGGCCTCGGGGTTGGCCTTGGGGCTAAAGGGGTCCAGAAACACCGCCGTGGCCCAGGCCCGGGGGAGGCGCACCTCCCGTATGTCCCCAAAAAGCAGGCGTAGCTCCCCCCAAGGCCCCACGAAGCGCTCGGCGGGCCAGGCCTCGAGGATCTCCCTAAACACCCTTTCCGCCCGGGAGAGGGGAAGGGCGAGCCCCGCAAGCACCTCCTTCGGCAAAGGCTCCTTCTCCACCGCCAGGTAGCGAAGCCGCACCCCCCGCTCCAGGGCGCTTTCCAGGGCCGCCCGGAAGTTCACCCCGAGGCCGAAGCCCACCTCGAGGACCCTAGGGGCGGGGTGGAGGTGGGTCAGGGTCTTCTCCACGTAGAGCCTGCGGGCCTGCAGGAGGGCCCCCTGCCGAGGGTGGTAGGCCTCCCGGTAGCGGGGGTGGTACAGGGTAGGGGTCCCGTCCGCCGTGAGGAAGCGCTCCATCCTGGATAGAATACCCCCATGGAGCTTAGCCTTTGGCAGAAGCTTTCCGGAACCCTGGTGAACGCCCTCACCGTGGTCCTGGGCACGGGGCTTGGGCTCCTCCTCCGCGGCCGGCTTCCCGAGCGCATGGCCCGCATCATGGTCCAGGGGGTGGGGCTCACCACCCTCTTCATCGGGCTCTCCATGGCCCAGGCCCTGGGCCGGGCCAAGGGGGGGAATATAGACGGGGTGGTCCTGGGGCTCCTCGCCCTGGTGGCGGGGGGGCTTTTGGGGGAGTGGGCCCGGCTGGAGGACGGGCTGGAGAACGTAGGGGAAAAGATCAAACAGGCGGTGCGGGGGGGCGGAAGCTTCACCGAGGGCTTCGTGGCGGCGAGCCTCCTCTTCTGCGTGGGGCCCATGACCCTCCTCGGCTCCATCCAAAACGGCCTCACCGGGGATGCGAGCCTCCTCCTCCTCAAGGCCACCCTGGACGGCATGAGCGCCATCGCCCTGACGAGCTCCTTCGGGATTGGGGTGGGGTTTAGCACCCTGGTTATCCTCCTCTACCAGGGAGGGGTGGCCCTCCTGGCGGGGACCCTAAGCCAGGCCCTCCCCGACCCCGCCCAGGACCCCCGGGTCCTCCTCACCACGGGGGTGGGGGGGCTCATGGTCCTCGGGGTAGGCGTTAACCTTCTTGGGCTCACCAAGGTGCGGGTGGGCTCCTTCCTCCCCGCCCTCCTCCTTGCCCCCCTCGTGTGGTGGCTCGCCGACCTCCTGACGTAGAATGCCCACCATGGAGCTATCCCTTGACCTCCTGCGCAAGCTGGAGGGGCTCGCCAAAATCCGGCTTTCCCCAGAGGAGGAGGCCCTCCTCCTCCAAGACCTGAAGCGCATCCTGGACTTCGTGGACGCCCTCCCCCAGGTGGAAGGGATAGAGGAGGAGGCCCCCACGGGCCGCCTGCGGGAGGACGAACCCGCCCCTTCCCTCCCCCAGGCGGAGGCCCTGGCGCTCGCCCCCGAACGGGAGGAGGGGTTCTTCCGCGTGCCCCCCGTCTTGGAGTAGCCATGGTGGACCTAAAGCGCCTGCGTAAGGAGCCGGAGGTCTTCCGCAAGGCCATCCGGGAAAAGGGCATCGCCTTGGACCTGGACGCCCTCCTGGCCCTGGACCAGGAGGTGCAGGGCCTGAAGCAACGCCTACAGGACCTGCAGACGGAGCGGAACCGCATCGCCAAGGAGGTACCCAAGGCGCCCCCGGAGGCCAAGGAGGCCCTCATCGCCCGGGGGAAGGCCCTGGGGGAGGAGGTGAAGGGGCTGGAGGAGGCCTTAAGGGAAAAGGAAGCGCGCCTCACCGAGCTCCTCCTCCAGGTGCCCCTTCCCCCTTGGCCCGGGGCCCCCATAGGGGAGGACGACAGCGCCAACGTGGAGATCAAGCGGGTGGGAAGCCCGAGAACGTTTTCCTTCCCGCCCCTGGACCACGTGGCCCTCATGGAGCGGAATGGCTGGTGGGAGCCTAGGATTAGCAAGGTTTCGGGAAGCCGCTCCTACGCCCTAAGGGGCGACCTCGCCCTCTACGAGATGGCCCTCCTCCGCTTCGCCATGGACTTCATGGCCAAGCGGGGCTTCCTGCCCATGACCCTTCCCTCCTACGCCCGGGAGATGGCCTTCGTGGGCACGGGCCACTTCCCCGCCGCCAGGGACCAGGTCTGGGCCATCGCCGGCACCGACCTCTACCT encodes:
- a CDS encoding glycosyltransferase family 4 protein yields the protein MRLYRVGLFTDVYFPNPNGVTTSVYLLLRELRRMGHEAWVIAPRHPEAPAQEEGVVRVPSVAYPFYEGQQIALPSAKYLPTEFELIHTHTPLTLGVWGLRIARNKGLPHVSTFHTHYEKYAHYVPGLAILDKYTGIVPRLAKAFYNRVEVVIAPTEPVKRLAESYGIERPIRVIPTGIDTRLLEEAPLPSPSSWPEGKRRLITVGRLGKEKSFDVVLKAVAELSREADVYLVHIGEGPELPALEALAHGLGIAERVRFLGPVPYHRIGGYYRLAELFLFASETETQGLVIWEAQAMGVPVVAVGAEGVLEGVEDGRTGYLVPPGDYRALAEKALALLRDEAKRQAMALQARAWAMERSAERIAERIVAVYDEASEILRAEPRRLIFPFPRLPRSSLEDRPGGF
- a CDS encoding glycosyltransferase family 2 protein yields the protein MRISVVIPAHNEEAYLAGALEAVLGQALPPFEVIVVDNASTDRTREVAEGFGVRVVHCARKGVAYARQAGLLAARGEWVAMTDADSRPLPHWLAALSRRAEGALALYGPLRFYGVSPWEAAFSEWGYRAFLRLMALLGRPNLAGANMMVLKEAALRVGGFPEVEAREDVLLGYQLARLGSVRYVPEALVLTSARRLKGGWGRFLLRQARNLLGDPRGYFGEGGERER
- a CDS encoding glycosyltransferase family 4 protein; amino-acid sequence: MSPEKNHLAVLLTARLLPQVTFLLVGTGELLTVWRSFARALNLQNVFFLGRREDMPELYRVADAMLLPTLGENQSLATLEAMASGLPVVTSPIPAQKELLKNGVEGFTVPTSPCHLARALTQALASPELGVNGRKRVLREHTLPEAAARLKNVLSEIAHA
- a CDS encoding MFS transporter, which gives rise to MFRLLPWAREGLFVFLRLVLAVGLMEGVRSGFFAGLLPFYAPDRLHLGPGVFTLAYTLHQLAENLSKSFGGLLAERVGFGKSATLAGGVGLLVLLLTPQAEAAWILWALAILWGLSLSTLYPGLMTLASRIAVPGREARALSFTLTLVLPWAGIGLVGVGQVAQRHAEAALTLLLLAQGAAFLLTLSLLGFRIPLPPPKREAYPWGRLLLFLPAAFGQTFAPALVSLFLLRYAKERLGLEPLALGGFLLLGGGLAFGLLPFTGRLVDRRGYRLALLGGLFLLALVMLRLSSAKSLPEVALLAVLGGMGYSLFLPGWNGFLAKNLPEENRAAVWGGLMTVEGLGVALGPAVGGLLWEAFGPQAPFLAGGATFLALGVFYALVLRRERWT
- a CDS encoding glycosyltransferase family 4 protein, producing MLRVAFLTDAPRVAGSEIWLLETLPHLTAYGIRPILYLPHNPKLRFLVQALNEKGIPTTTYTRLKELVSSTQEAHVRVIQAWFPSTYGLLAHISRPRSVFLHDQLEYHYPLGLKGLYRFVYRMTKARKVALADRIFVGTHWAADYVRRHFGLEAHVIPVGVDPNRFHPPSPEERASLRRKLGLTRFTLLTPARFTPEKNQLAIVLAALHVEADFLLAGEGTWAYPLRWLAQALRASNVRFLGNRNDIPELYRAVDAVLFPTLADNPGLVILEGMASGLPVIASAHPPQKEVLSPSEGILIEPSPRAIAEAVRWLMDNPLEAKRMGKNGRARILKERTSALSAKVLAQELERLALQSS